A single region of the Neodiprion pinetum isolate iyNeoPine1 chromosome 5, iyNeoPine1.2, whole genome shotgun sequence genome encodes:
- the LOC124219441 gene encoding zinc finger Ran-binding domain-containing protein 2 isoform X6: MDTKVDDEGHRSINDGDWICPDSQCGNVNFARRNSCNRCGKDRGECPKKKKLGQEIGKAAAEKSRGLFSADDWQCSKCGNVNWARRQQCNMCNAPKFGEVEERTGYGGGYNDRGVVEYKERKDDDDDEYDEFGRRRKKRKLESRTSDEDSKDSFKYVSPPRSKPKEDIKIEELKPEGNKEADVISEKLCLESRIPYHLS, encoded by the exons ATGGACACTAAAGTCGATGACGAGGGGCATCGGAGTATTAACGATGGTGACTGGATCTGCCCCGACTCCCA GTGTGGCAATGTTAATTTTGCTAGACGCAATTCTTGTAATCGGTGCGGCAAAG ACAGAGGGGAATGtcctaagaaaaaaaagttaggaCAAGAGATCGGCAAAGCTGCTGCGGAGAAAAGCAGGGGCTTGTTTAG TGCGGATGACTGGCAGTGCAGCAAGTGTGGTAATGTGAATTGGGCACGGAGACAGCAGTGCAATATGTGCAATGCTCCGAAATTTGGTGAGGTTGAGGAACGAACTGGGTATGGAGGCGGTTACAATGATCGTGGAGTTGTCGAGTACAAGGAGCGAAaggatgacgatgatgacgaatATGACGAATTTGGAAGGCGGAGGAAAAAGCGAAAACTCGAAAGCAGAACTTCCGACGAGGACTCCAAGGACTCATTTAAATATGTCAGCCCACCCAGGAGCAAACCGAAAGAAGATATCAAAATTGAGGAGCTGAAACCAGAGGGAAACAAAGAGGCTGATGTAATAAGTGAAAAGCTTTGTCTGGAGAGTCGAATCCCTTACCATTTGTCTTAA
- the LOC124219441 gene encoding zinc finger Ran-binding domain-containing protein 2 isoform X1 produces MDTKVDDEGHRSINDGDWICPDSQCGNVNFARRNSCNRCGKDRGECPKKKKLGQEIGKAAAEKSRGLFSADDWQCSKCGNVNWARRQQCNMCNAPKFGEVEERTGYGGGYNDRGVVEYKERKDDDDDEYDEFGRRRKKRKLESRTSDEDSKDSFKYVSPPRSKPKEDIKIEELKPEGNKEADNEDEEEEEEEDDDDGDLSKYDLSEWDDFVPTEKTLNCKVTTSRDQRSSHSTFYRNGGERLDSGTSSQ; encoded by the exons ATGGACACTAAAGTCGATGACGAGGGGCATCGGAGTATTAACGATGGTGACTGGATCTGCCCCGACTCCCA GTGTGGCAATGTTAATTTTGCTAGACGCAATTCTTGTAATCGGTGCGGCAAAG ACAGAGGGGAATGtcctaagaaaaaaaagttaggaCAAGAGATCGGCAAAGCTGCTGCGGAGAAAAGCAGGGGCTTGTTTAG TGCGGATGACTGGCAGTGCAGCAAGTGTGGTAATGTGAATTGGGCACGGAGACAGCAGTGCAATATGTGCAATGCTCCGAAATTTGGTGAGGTTGAGGAACGAACTGGGTATGGAGGCGGTTACAATGATCGTGGAGTTGTCGAGTACAAGGAGCGAAaggatgacgatgatgacgaatATGACGAATTTGGAAGGCGGAGGAAAAAGCGAAAACTCGAAAGCAGAACTTCCGACGAGGACTCCAAGGACTCATTTAAATATGTCAGCCCACCCAGGAGCAAACCGAAAGAAGATATCAAAATTGAGGAGCTGAAACCAGAGGGAAACAAAGAGGCTGAT AATgaagatgaggaggaggaagaagaggaggatgaCGATGATGGCGATTTGTCCAAATATGATCTCAGTGAATGGGACGACTTTGTTCCAACCGAAAAAAC CTTAAACTGCAAAGTTACAACCTCGCGAGATCAACGGTCAAG TCATTCAACTTTTTACAGAAACGGTGGTGAAAGACTGGACTCTGGCACATCCAGCCAATAA
- the LOC124219441 gene encoding zinc finger Ran-binding domain-containing protein 2 isoform X2 encodes MDTKVDDEGHRSINDGDWICPDSQCGNVNFARRNSCNRCGKDRGECPKKKKLGQEIGKAAAEKSRGLFSADDWQCSKCGNVNWARRQQCNMCNAPKFGEVEERTGYGGGYNDRGVVEYKERKDDDDDEYDEFGRRRKKRKLESRTSDEDSKDSFKYVSPPRSKPKEDIKIEELKPEGNKEADNEDEEEEEEEDDDDGDLSKYDLSEWDDFVPTEKTLNCKVTTSRDQRSRNGGERLDSGTSSQ; translated from the exons ATGGACACTAAAGTCGATGACGAGGGGCATCGGAGTATTAACGATGGTGACTGGATCTGCCCCGACTCCCA GTGTGGCAATGTTAATTTTGCTAGACGCAATTCTTGTAATCGGTGCGGCAAAG ACAGAGGGGAATGtcctaagaaaaaaaagttaggaCAAGAGATCGGCAAAGCTGCTGCGGAGAAAAGCAGGGGCTTGTTTAG TGCGGATGACTGGCAGTGCAGCAAGTGTGGTAATGTGAATTGGGCACGGAGACAGCAGTGCAATATGTGCAATGCTCCGAAATTTGGTGAGGTTGAGGAACGAACTGGGTATGGAGGCGGTTACAATGATCGTGGAGTTGTCGAGTACAAGGAGCGAAaggatgacgatgatgacgaatATGACGAATTTGGAAGGCGGAGGAAAAAGCGAAAACTCGAAAGCAGAACTTCCGACGAGGACTCCAAGGACTCATTTAAATATGTCAGCCCACCCAGGAGCAAACCGAAAGAAGATATCAAAATTGAGGAGCTGAAACCAGAGGGAAACAAAGAGGCTGAT AATgaagatgaggaggaggaagaagaggaggatgaCGATGATGGCGATTTGTCCAAATATGATCTCAGTGAATGGGACGACTTTGTTCCAACCGAAAAAAC CTTAAACTGCAAAGTTACAACCTCGCGAGATCAACGGTCAAG AAACGGTGGTGAAAGACTGGACTCTGGCACATCCAGCCAATAA
- the LOC124219441 gene encoding zinc finger Ran-binding domain-containing protein 2 isoform X4, translated as MDTKVDDEGHRSINDGDWICPDSQCGNVNFARRNSCNRCGKDRGECPKKKKLGQEIGKAAAEKSRGLFSADDWQCSKCGNVNWARRQQCNMCNAPKFGEVEERTGYGGGYNDRGVVEYKERKDDDDDEYDEFGRRRKKRKLESRTSDEDSKDSFKYVSPPRSKPKEDIKIEELKPEGNKEADNEDEEEEEEEDDDDGDLSKYDLSEWDDFVPTEKTLNCKVTTSRDQRSR; from the exons ATGGACACTAAAGTCGATGACGAGGGGCATCGGAGTATTAACGATGGTGACTGGATCTGCCCCGACTCCCA GTGTGGCAATGTTAATTTTGCTAGACGCAATTCTTGTAATCGGTGCGGCAAAG ACAGAGGGGAATGtcctaagaaaaaaaagttaggaCAAGAGATCGGCAAAGCTGCTGCGGAGAAAAGCAGGGGCTTGTTTAG TGCGGATGACTGGCAGTGCAGCAAGTGTGGTAATGTGAATTGGGCACGGAGACAGCAGTGCAATATGTGCAATGCTCCGAAATTTGGTGAGGTTGAGGAACGAACTGGGTATGGAGGCGGTTACAATGATCGTGGAGTTGTCGAGTACAAGGAGCGAAaggatgacgatgatgacgaatATGACGAATTTGGAAGGCGGAGGAAAAAGCGAAAACTCGAAAGCAGAACTTCCGACGAGGACTCCAAGGACTCATTTAAATATGTCAGCCCACCCAGGAGCAAACCGAAAGAAGATATCAAAATTGAGGAGCTGAAACCAGAGGGAAACAAAGAGGCTGAT AATgaagatgaggaggaggaagaagaggaggatgaCGATGATGGCGATTTGTCCAAATATGATCTCAGTGAATGGGACGACTTTGTTCCAACCGAAAAAAC CTTAAACTGCAAAGTTACAACCTCGCGAGATCAACGGTCAAG ATGA
- the LOC124219441 gene encoding zinc finger Ran-binding domain-containing protein 2 isoform X5: MDTKVDDEGHRSINDGDWICPDSQCGNVNFARRNSCNRCGKDRGECPKKKKLGQEIGKAAAEKSRGLFSADDWQCSKCGNVNWARRQQCNMCNAPKFGEVEERTGYGGGYNDRGVVEYKERKDDDDDEYDEFGRRRKKRKLESRTSDEDSKDSFKYVSPPRSKPKEDIKIEELKPEGNKEADNEDEEEEEEEDDDDGDLSKYDLSEWDDFVPTEKT, translated from the exons ATGGACACTAAAGTCGATGACGAGGGGCATCGGAGTATTAACGATGGTGACTGGATCTGCCCCGACTCCCA GTGTGGCAATGTTAATTTTGCTAGACGCAATTCTTGTAATCGGTGCGGCAAAG ACAGAGGGGAATGtcctaagaaaaaaaagttaggaCAAGAGATCGGCAAAGCTGCTGCGGAGAAAAGCAGGGGCTTGTTTAG TGCGGATGACTGGCAGTGCAGCAAGTGTGGTAATGTGAATTGGGCACGGAGACAGCAGTGCAATATGTGCAATGCTCCGAAATTTGGTGAGGTTGAGGAACGAACTGGGTATGGAGGCGGTTACAATGATCGTGGAGTTGTCGAGTACAAGGAGCGAAaggatgacgatgatgacgaatATGACGAATTTGGAAGGCGGAGGAAAAAGCGAAAACTCGAAAGCAGAACTTCCGACGAGGACTCCAAGGACTCATTTAAATATGTCAGCCCACCCAGGAGCAAACCGAAAGAAGATATCAAAATTGAGGAGCTGAAACCAGAGGGAAACAAAGAGGCTGAT AATgaagatgaggaggaggaagaagaggaggatgaCGATGATGGCGATTTGTCCAAATATGATCTCAGTGAATGGGACGACTTTGTTCCAACCGAAAAAAC ATGA
- the LOC124219441 gene encoding zinc finger Ran-binding domain-containing protein 2 isoform X3 — protein MDTKVDDEGHRSINDGDWICPDSQCGNVNFARRNSCNRCGKDRGECPKKKKLGQEIGKAAAEKSRGLFSADDWQCSKCGNVNWARRQQCNMCNAPKFGEVEERTGYGGGYNDRGVVEYKERKDDDDDEYDEFGRRRKKRKLESRTSDEDSKDSFKYVSPPRSKPKEDIKIEELKPEGNKEADNEDEEEEEEEDDDDGDLSKYDLSEWDDFVPTEKTLNCKVTTSRDQRSR, from the exons ATGGACACTAAAGTCGATGACGAGGGGCATCGGAGTATTAACGATGGTGACTGGATCTGCCCCGACTCCCA GTGTGGCAATGTTAATTTTGCTAGACGCAATTCTTGTAATCGGTGCGGCAAAG ACAGAGGGGAATGtcctaagaaaaaaaagttaggaCAAGAGATCGGCAAAGCTGCTGCGGAGAAAAGCAGGGGCTTGTTTAG TGCGGATGACTGGCAGTGCAGCAAGTGTGGTAATGTGAATTGGGCACGGAGACAGCAGTGCAATATGTGCAATGCTCCGAAATTTGGTGAGGTTGAGGAACGAACTGGGTATGGAGGCGGTTACAATGATCGTGGAGTTGTCGAGTACAAGGAGCGAAaggatgacgatgatgacgaatATGACGAATTTGGAAGGCGGAGGAAAAAGCGAAAACTCGAAAGCAGAACTTCCGACGAGGACTCCAAGGACTCATTTAAATATGTCAGCCCACCCAGGAGCAAACCGAAAGAAGATATCAAAATTGAGGAGCTGAAACCAGAGGGAAACAAAGAGGCTGAT AATgaagatgaggaggaggaagaagaggaggatgaCGATGATGGCGATTTGTCCAAATATGATCTCAGTGAATGGGACGACTTTGTTCCAACCGAAAAAAC CTTAAACTGCAAAGTTACAACCTCGCGAGATCAACGGTCAAGGTAA